GCAAAACCATCGAGGGCCATGCGCTGGCCTGCGGCGGGTTCTTCCCCTTCATGCATTTTATTGCGGCGGCGCAACCATCTCAGGCGGATACCTTCTGCCTGTGCAATATCGTGCATGGTTTCACCATTGCTGACGTTATGGAATTCCTTATTACCTTTTTTACCTTTTTTCTGCAGGAAGATAAACATGTCTTTCCGGGGAGGGTTGTCATTCTCCAGGTCGTTGAAGCGGACCAGTTTGCTCAGGCGGATATCGTGTTTGCTGGCCAGTTGTATCAGGGAGGTACCGGCTTTTACATATACCACGCGGCGGCCGTTGATTTCAAATACGCCTTTGGGATAGTTGCCGGCCACAGGTTTGCCGCCACCCTGTTGAGGCCTGGAGGAAGGAGCCGGGCGGTTGTCCGGACGGCTGTTGTTACCCGCGTACACAGGTGGTTTTTCTTCGTTATAATCCTGTTCAGGAGCGGCTTTGCCCATCGCTATCAGCGTGTATTGCTGCAGGTTGTAATCTTCGATCACCTTGATCAGCTGCTGCGGATAGGTTTTATTGGTGGCGTATCCGGCCTGTTTTAGTCCGAAGGCCCAGGATTTATAATCGTCGCCGTCAAACTGGAACAGGAAAGCGTACCGGGGATTGTTGCGCAGGAAATCGGAGTGGTCACGGTAAGAGTCCCTGGCGTTGTCGTATACGCGGAAACATTCCTGGGCGGCGTCGTCATCATAGCGGATGGTTTTGCCGGTCCAGGTGTTTTTACATTTGATACCGAAGTGGTTGTTGGATTGCAGACAGAGCGTCCCGTTGCCGGATTGGGTTTCCACAATGCCCTGTGCCAGTTTGATGGCTGCGGGCACGCCGGTGCGGCGCATTTCCTCCATGGCAATACTCTTGTAAGTAGCGATGTATTGCTGGGTGGTCATTTTCTGTGCCTTCAGCAGAGGCATGCAGCCAATAAGAAAACTGACTACCAACAAAAATTTTCTTACTTGCATGTATAATCGAATTTAATGGGCGTGGGTGTTGATGCCGGTTTACTTTTTCCTGATCAGGAGGATACCATCGCGGATGGTGAGCAACACCTGTTCTGCGCGGTCATCTGCCAGCACTTTTTCACAAAATCTGACCATGGCTTTGGCCTGGCTTCCCTGCTCGTTTTCCGGCTGTAATACCTGTCCATGGTACAATACATTATCAGCCAGAATAAATCCGCCGGGGCGCAGTTTTTCCCAAACCAGGTCATAATAATGCACATAACCGGCTTTATCAGCATCAATAAACACCAAATCAAACACCTCGTCCAGTGATGTCATCACCTCGGCTGCTTTTCCGATATGCATTTTTATTTTATCAGCATACCCGGATGCCTCAAAATATTGATGGCAAAGGGTCTCCAGTTCTTCGTTGATATCGATGGTGTGTAATATGCCGTCATCAGGCAGGCCTGCGGCCAGGCAGATGGCGGAATACCCTGTATATGTTCCCAGTTCCAGTATCCGGCGGGGGCGCAACATACGGCTGATCATCTCCAGGAATTTACCCTGTACATGGCCACTCAACATATGCGGCAATTCCACTTTCAGGTGCGTTTCACGGTTCAACTTGTACAACAGCGGATTTTCCGGGCTGGTGTATTTTTCAGCATATGCCTCAACTGCCGGTAGGAGCTCCATATATAAAATTTCTGCAAAGCTATGAAAAAAGCGGTTGCGGCGACACCCATCAACATAACGTTGCCCGGCCGGAATTTATTCTTCCGGCTAACGGGCAGGTATATCCGCGCCTGACGGGCGCGGCCGTATTAAAAGTTAGGTCTGAGTTTATTGGTGGTATAAAATACGCGGAAATACTCCACTACTTCGTCTGCGGTATCGAAAAGCTTCAACAGGCCCAGGTCCTGCGGGTTAATATTGCTTTCCTTTTCCATCATTACGGTACGTATCCATTCCAGCAGGCCGCTCCAGTATTCACGACCTACGAGTACCATCGGAGTTTCTTCCATCTTCTTGGTCTGGATAAGGGTGGCCACTTCAAAAAATTCATCCATGGTGCCAAATCCGCCGGGCATCATCACAAACCCCTGGGAATATTTGGTGAACATTACCTTGCGGACAAAGAAATAGTCGAAGTTGAGTCTTTTGTCGGGGTCAATAAAGTCATTGGGGTTCTGCTCATGGGGCAGGGTGATATTGGCGCCTACGGATTTACCATGTGCAGTCTGTGCGCCTTTATTGGCGGCTTCCATTACACCCGGGCCACCACCGGTAATGATACCAAATCCTTCCTCGGCCAGTCTGCGGGAGATTTCCTGGGCCAGTTCATAATAGCGGTTACCAGGTTTAGTACGGGCAGATCCGAATATAGATATACAGGGGCCTATTTTGGCAAGTGATTCAAAGCCTTCTACGAATTCCGCCATGATCTTGAATATCTGCCAGCTGGAATGCGCTCTTGTTTCTGTCCAGTCTCTTTCCTTGAGGTTTTTTAAACTACCATTCATGCCATTGCTGTTTTTGTTGTAAAGAAATGCTGTCCTCCGCTTACGGGCAGGGATACCCTGTAATTTATAGAATTATTGGCTTTTTGGCATATAAAGTAATAAAAGCAGGTAACTTAAAAGAAACCCGCTTTACATTTAACACGTTATGAACATGCAGCCATGTTGTTAAAACCTGGCTGCAGAAACGTTGCTAAAGTTGGGTGATACAATTTGGTGAATATGTTCAGCACAATATGAGGTCATCGTGGATAATTGTTTTCATAACGTTTGATCTGCATTTAATTTATTAATAATTCATACAAAATCCTAATCCTTTTATGCTTTTGTTGTTTGATATTTTAACATCCGGCCCCGGACACTAAAAAGGGAAACCATTTCGCCTATACGAAATGGTTTCCCTTTTTATATCGTTCACTGCACTATAGGGAGGTGAGCTCTTCTGCCAGACCAAATGACAGCGTCATACCGGCTCCGCTGAGGGCGTTTACGATAGTGACGTCCTTTTCAGGGCTCATTATCAGTTCGGTACCGCCGTTGGTCAGTTTGGGGTAGATGCCATGCCATTGTTCCTGGATAGTATAGGTGGGCGCCTCCAGGAAAGTATGCATATATTTCAGGATGAGGTCATTGATAAATGCCTTATCAAATGGTTCGAAGTCCGGACCATATTCGTGTGAGTCACCGATGGTCAGTTCGCCGGCGCCGTTCTGCGAAATCAGCAGGTGGATGCCCCATTTCACGTACTCCGGCATTTCTGCTGCAAACCGTTCCTTCAGCGGTGCCAGTGCGGCGCAATCGTTGAACGAAGCATAATGGGCCAGGGTGAGGCCGGCACACAGCGCCGGGCCCAGCTGCCAGTCGCCCGGCTGCGGAACGGTGCGCATCATCTGCAGTTTGCATTTGGTAAGCGGGGCCGCAGCATAGGCTGCAGGATACAGTGTTTCAAAATCCGCTCCGCTGCAAACATATACCTGGTCTACTTTCCATTTTTCATCTTTGGTTTCGACATAGGGCATGCTGATACCGTTAACGGCTGTATTAAACCGGACGGCCACATTCATTTTCTCCTCGAGGTGGCGTGCGATGGTGGCACTGGCCTGTCGCGGGTTGACCGTCATTTCTGTCGGGCTCCAGAGGGCGCCCTGCAAGCCTGCTGTTTTGATGGCCCGGGTATATTGACCAATATTTTCCGGTGCTACCAGCTGGCAGTCAAATCCATTGGCAGGCGCCGCGGCTGCAAATTCTTCCAGTACGGCCAGTTCATCTTTTTCGTACACGAGGTGCAGTGAACCTGTTTCCTGGCATTGCAGCCCTGTGGCTGCGGCCAGCTCTTTCCACACGCTGCGGCTATGCATGGCTCGCTGGTACATCTTACCGGCACGCTGGCCGATAGGCCATACCAGTCCGAAATTGCGGATGGAAGCACTGATCGCCCTGCTGTTTCTTTCAAATAAAACTACTTTTTTCCCTTTGGACGCCAGTTTGTACGCCATGGCCAGTCCTACGATGCCGGCGCCTACTACGGCTACATCCGCTTGTTGTTGTTGCATGATCGCTATTGAGCAAGAGTTTATAATATAGATAACAGTTCATCAATAGAAGCTACCAGGTGGGTATGCGGGCCTTTCGCCAGTTCTTCCCTGCTATAGGCGCCGGTAGTCACACCTACCACATAACGGCAGCCGGCATTGGTACCTTCTTCCAGATCGGAAATAGTGTCTCCTACTTTCATCACTTCTTCTATACTGCGCACGCCCAGTGTTTCCATGATGCGGTAGATCATATAAGGATAAGGACGGCCATGAGGCACTTCATCGCTGGTGGCTACCGCGTCGATCAGCCCCTGTTCCTGCCAGCCGGTGCGTTGCAGGATCACGTTAGTGATATCGCGGTCAAAACCAGTGTCCAGCGCTACTTTGATTCCTTTTTGCCGCAATGCAGTGAAGACCGCGGACACGCCCTGCTTCTCCCTTACGGAAGTATCAGTAGCGTAATGGGCTTTCATGTTTTCCACAAAATGCGTGTGCAGCTGGTCAATAAACTGATCGTCTGCATGCCGCACATCGTTCTTTTGTTGCAGCAAATAACGGATCGCAAATGGTTTGGCGTACCCCATCACTTCGTTCACTTCTTCCAGGGATACCTGCACGCCTGCCAGTTGAATGGCCTGTTGCAGCACTTTGGCCACATTGGCCTCGTCGTGCAGCGTGGTGCCCGCAATATCAAAAACAGCTAATTTAATCTCCATCTCTTTAAAAATTGATGGAACAAAGGTATAAAAGTTGTAAAAATAAGTTTAGCATTTATAAACAAATTTAACAAGGAGGTAACATGAGGAGGAATAAAAAAAACCCGTCCGGCTCACGCCAGACGGGTCATATTAATATTTTCCGGGGGAATCAGAAGCCCAAACCGGCGCCTACACGGTAGATCAGGTTATTACGGTAAGGTGAGCGGTTGTCCTGGATCACATCATACATAATAGAGATGCCGATACCTACACGGCCACCTACGCTTTGGGTATAACCTGCGCCCACCAACAGGCTGGGCACACTGTAGTTGGTACTGAAATCACTTTTCGGATTGGTATAATACACCGTTGATTTCTGGGAAACGAAGTTATACTCCGGCTGAATGTGTACAAACAGCATCGGGATAGGATATACACGTCCCCAGATACCGCCGCCGAAGATGGTATATTTATCACGCTGGGCTACTTCGCCATAACCATTATAGCTTTTGAATTGTCCGTACTGCGCGTTTACGTTGATACCGGCGGCGATGTAATCATTGAAACGGTAGCCCACGAGCGGGGACACCTCCACATTGGTATAATCGCCGAAAACCATGCCCAGCGAACCTCCCAGTATCAGCCGGGAACGGTCGAAACCGCGCGGCGCACTGGTGTCTGTTTTATAATACTGTGCATGCGCCAGCTGGGCGGAGATAAGAAGACAGATACCTATCAATAAACGTTTCATACCTGGTTTGTTATGTTTAACTAATGTTAGGGGTAAAAGCATGTATCCGGGCAAAAATAACCATTTACTGATTCTCTTTAGAAAGAAGGACAAATGGTAGACTTTTTCGCATTGGAAAAACTACGGTTAGAATATAATCCACTGTAAACCAGGCCGATCTCATACGCCCCCCTCCTGCTGTTAGACACGGCCAGGTTGGAAGTAGTGACATCGTAACTGAACTGGAGTTTAATATTACTCAACTGATAACCCACCATGAACATAGCAGCATCTTTGGCGCGATAGTAAATACCACCGGACACCTGCTTGGTGCCATCACCGGAAAGATTGTACGCCGCGTTCAGCCCGATCACAAACTCGCTGGTGCTGGCCTGACGGGAGTAATAAGCACTGGGGTTGATGATCAGCAGATCACTGGTTTTGATGCTCGCATTCAGAAAGCCGGTATAACGACGGGGTACTTTATTATCACCGTTATAAAAGGTTTCCCGGGGCGTATTGACATGCTGTACCGCGAAACCTGTATTGATGTACAGATTTTCTGTCGGGAAATAAGCATAATTCATTCCTACGTTCAGATCAAAATAATTCACGGCGGACTGCGTAAACGGCTCTGCGGTGGGCATCTGGGAGTCGAAGAATTTTCCGTTCCACTGGTCCCCGAAAGTCAGTTTGGTAATATCCACCCGCTTGCCGGCAGATCCGGCCTGGAAACCCATTGACAACAGGCTGCTTTCACCCAGCAACTGATGATAGGCAACAGAGGCATAGCCTTTGGTGGAAGTCAGATTTCCACTACCCGCCACATCACGAAGAATAACACCGCCGACGCCCAGCCATCCGTAGATGAGCCGGTCGCTCAACAGCTGGAAATCACCATATACCGACATGGTCCGGTAAGGCACCGGAATACTGGTCCACTGGTCGCGATAATTGGCCCCCACCCGGAAATTTCCGTCGGGGATAAAACCGGTATTGGCAGGGTTGGTGGTTAAAGGCGAATTGTAATATTGCGAAAAGTGCAGGTCCTGTGCGGACACGCTCACTGTGAGCAACATTACGATCACCCACCCTGCGGTGATGTTAACAATCAGCTTCTTCATGACTCATCATCTTAACAAGGTTACATTTCCTGTCTTATTGGCCTTCGTACCGTCAGTAAACTCGAGGCTTACCACGTAAGCATATGCGTCCATTGGTTGCACAGCTCCCTTAAACGTGCCATCCCAGCCTATTCTGGGGTCAGTACTTTCAAAAATCAATTGTCCCCAGCGATTAAATATCTTGAGGTTAAACTTGGTCGCACCAAAGGACTTCACATAGAATACATCGTTCATACCGTCGTTGTTGGGAGAAAATGCCGAAGGCACATCAAACAACGGCACCACAATAGCGCTCACCTGTTTGCAGACAGTGTGGGTACATCCTTCCTGATTAGCAGCGGTAAGGCACACGTTGTAAGTACCGGTTTTAAGGTACTGGTGCTGCGGGTTACGGGCAGAAGTAGTATCACCATCGCCGAAGTTCCACAGGAAATGCAGCGGTTCTTGTCCCTGCGTCAGGTTGGTGAAAGTTACAGGTGTATTCTCGGTAGCCTTGGTAGGATTAAAATCGAAATCAGCGACCGGTGGTGCAGCCACCAGTACCTGCTTTGTGACACTGTCTTTTTTGTTACAGGTATTTTCATCCAGCGCCAGCAGCTTCACTTTCCACAATCCCGGCACATTGAATTTGTGTATCGGGTAAGGTTCTGTGGACTGATCACCATTATCTTCAAATGTCCACAGGAAGCTGTCACCGCCCAGGGTGGTATTATCCAGTTGTATTTCCGTGCCCACACAAACCGTGTCCGGCATGGTGAACTGCGCAGTAACATTAACGGCCACACGTAGCGGCTTCGTTATGGTTTCAGGCGCATTACAGAAGTTACTGTCCACCAGCGTGAGGCTCACGTTATAGACACCCGGTGCGGCGAACTTATGCGTATAAGGGAACTTGGACGGCCCTACGTACTCGGGTTTGGAACCATCGCCCAGATCAAAGATGAAGGAACTGTCGCCGAATGCACCGACAGGTGTGGCGTTGCTGGTAAACTCATAGGCCAGGTCGGTACAGGGCAGCTTTCTTTGTGCATCAAAATCAAACTTGGCTTCGTTGTTGCCCAGCTTCACATCGATGTAGGCCGTATCTGCGCCGTTACAGCTGGCACGGTCGACTTTCACCAGCATGACGGTGAAAGTGCCCGCCTGGTTAAAGGTATGCTTGATCGTATCTTTTCCGTTTACCACGCTTCCATCCGGGAAATGCCATTCCCATCTTTCTGCCGGCAGGCGGGTGGTGTCTACAAAGGTGATGTCACTGGGCACACAGAAATTCGATCTGCGGTTCAGTGTTTTAATACCTGCTTTTACGCCGTCGAGGTTAAAGGCGATTTTCAGGGCGCCATAGTTACAGGCCGGCGGCGGCGTGCTGGAATAAGCGCCCGGCGTAGTGGGATAACGGGGCTTGCTGCCGTTCTGGCTTACGTTACACCAGGCACAAATACCCTGATAGATCACCCCGTTACGGTCAAAGCGGCTGGTGCCGCCATCTACGTGTTCATACAGGCCGTTACCGCCAAACCAGCTGCCAAACAGCTGAGCGGCGGCATCACGCTGCAACACAAAGAAGTAGAAGTCCATGCCGTCAGTGGAGCTCTGGATAGCATTTTTCGCCGGCAGCCCGAAAGTACCGGAGTTCGGGTAATGCAATGAGTTATTGATACCTCCGCCCCAGCCGGACACATACACGTTTTCGCAACGGTCCACCAGGAAAGCGGTAGGAGAAATAGACGGTGTAGAGGCCAGCTGCCGCCGTTTGCCGAAAGTAGTGGAATAAACAAACGCACTCAGATCGGATTGCAACTTCACAATATACTGCAACGAGTTATCATTGTAGTCGCCGGGGTTCAGCAGTTTGATGGGCCATGTGCCTTCCGTAGTGCCCATCGCGTATACAAACCCGTTCTTATCAAGCTGAATACCGTATACCTGGTCGGCCGACGGATCATCGGAGCCGAGGTAAGTGCTCTGTAATATTTTTGTTCCGTCGTTGGTGATATGGGTGATAAAGCCATCACACACACCGCCGCGATAATTAGGATAAATGGCGCCGGGAGTGACGGTAAAATTACTGCTGGCCGTACCACCAGCCACGTATAATGTATTGAGCTTATTGAGCGCGATCACATATGCAGCATCTTCTGCCGAGCCGCCGAGATAACTGCACCATACCAATGACTGGCACAATGGGTTGATCTTCATCACCACGCCATCCTGCGATCCGCCGAAGGTGCCCTGGAAAACACCTGCTGTCACCGGGAAATCGTTGGAACGGGTACAGCCTGCCACATAGATATAACCCGCATCATCAATTACGACTTCACTGCGGGCGTCGTCGCCGTAGTTACGCAACAGCACCCAGTCACCACCGGCGCGGTTTTCACGCATATTAACGCCATCATCGGCGCTGCCGGCAACAATCAATGACCCGATCAGCGCGCTCCCTGTGGCATTGAGTTTGGTGACCACTATGTCCCAGCCACCACGATTGGTGCCTTCCACTTTATCATAAGGGTAGTTGGCGGAAGTGGTCCTGCCGGAAATCACCAGATTGCCCTGTTTGTCCACAAACAAGCTGTGTGGCTGTTCCTGTCCGTCGCCGCCAATGTAGGTGGCATAAATCAACCTCGTACCATTGGGGTTGAATTTGGAGATGCCGATATCAAAAGTTCCGCCATTGAACGCTGTCTTATAAGCACCGTTGGTGGTAGGATAACCGGCGCCAAACACGATACCGCCGCCATAGAAGTTACCGGCATCGTCATAGGTAGCGGTAAACCCCCAGTTATCTGCCCGGGAACCGGAAACAGTGGAGAACACATATACCGGGTCTATCACCAGCGGGTAAGCAGGATCATATTCACCGGAAATCTTAAATCCTACCTTATTACCGTTCAGGCGGTAGGACACTTTTACGGGCACGCGTTGGTTATTCACATACTGGTAAGCATATGGCAACTGTTCAATGACATCACCTACCGTAGTATGTACCAGCAGTTGTCCTTTTTTTATTTCCATGCCGCTGGCGCCTTCATATGATAATTGAACTTTATCAGGATTGGCGCCTGCTGCCACGATGATATCGTATTTCAGTTGGGAGGCATCGGAATACACATGTGCGTCGATACCAGGGTACAGTGATTTATACAACAGCCCCTGATAGGATTTTACATTGGAAGCCCATTTGGAGCGGTCGTTACCTATGAAATAATTGCTCAGTGATTCCTGTGCTTTTTCCGGGATGATTTCCGGGTTTTCGTTGGCGCCGATAAAATTAACCTGGTAAGCATGACCTCTTACATCCGGCAGGCGACGGGGCCT
The Chitinophaga varians genome window above contains:
- a CDS encoding PorP/SprF family type IX secretion system membrane protein, which gives rise to MKKLIVNITAGWVIVMLLTVSVSAQDLHFSQYYNSPLTTNPANTGFIPDGNFRVGANYRDQWTSIPVPYRTMSVYGDFQLLSDRLIYGWLGVGGVILRDVAGSGNLTSTKGYASVAYHQLLGESSLLSMGFQAGSAGKRVDITKLTFGDQWNGKFFDSQMPTAEPFTQSAVNYFDLNVGMNYAYFPTENLYINTGFAVQHVNTPRETFYNGDNKVPRRYTGFLNASIKTSDLLIINPSAYYSRQASTSEFVIGLNAAYNLSGDGTKQVSGGIYYRAKDAAMFMVGYQLSNIKLQFSYDVTTSNLAVSNSRRGAYEIGLVYSGLYSNRSFSNAKKSTICPSF
- a CDS encoding gliding motility-associated C-terminal domain-containing protein, producing the protein MKFTLPSGLIGMMILLLFTGFIARGQQSTNFTPLNFIENKGQWDPQVLYKSDVGTADIWLRKTGFTFMLYNKDDMHDLYEYMHGHGEAADSGAVVVPKNSAAGKSAADARSGEPSPGRPRRLPDVRGHAYQVNFIGANENPEIIPEKAQESLSNYFIGNDRSKWASNVKSYQGLLYKSLYPGIDAHVYSDASQLKYDIIVAAGANPDKVQLSYEGASGMEIKKGQLLVHTTVGDVIEQLPYAYQYVNNQRVPVKVSYRLNGNKVGFKISGEYDPAYPLVIDPVYVFSTVSGSRADNWGFTATYDDAGNFYGGGIVFGAGYPTTNGAYKTAFNGGTFDIGISKFNPNGTRLIYATYIGGDGQEQPHSLFVDKQGNLVISGRTTSANYPYDKVEGTNRGGWDIVVTKLNATGSALIGSLIVAGSADDGVNMRENRAGGDWVLLRNYGDDARSEVVIDDAGYIYVAGCTRSNDFPVTAGVFQGTFGGSQDGVVMKINPLCQSLVWCSYLGGSAEDAAYVIALNKLNTLYVAGGTASSNFTVTPGAIYPNYRGGVCDGFITHITNDGTKILQSTYLGSDDPSADQVYGIQLDKNGFVYAMGTTEGTWPIKLLNPGDYNDNSLQYIVKLQSDLSAFVYSTTFGKRRQLASTPSISPTAFLVDRCENVYVSGWGGGINNSLHYPNSGTFGLPAKNAIQSSTDGMDFYFFVLQRDAAAQLFGSWFGGNGLYEHVDGGTSRFDRNGVIYQGICAWCNVSQNGSKPRYPTTPGAYSSTPPPACNYGALKIAFNLDGVKAGIKTLNRRSNFCVPSDITFVDTTRLPAERWEWHFPDGSVVNGKDTIKHTFNQAGTFTVMLVKVDRASCNGADTAYIDVKLGNNEAKFDFDAQRKLPCTDLAYEFTSNATPVGAFGDSSFIFDLGDGSKPEYVGPSKFPYTHKFAAPGVYNVSLTLVDSNFCNAPETITKPLRVAVNVTAQFTMPDTVCVGTEIQLDNTTLGGDSFLWTFEDNGDQSTEPYPIHKFNVPGLWKVKLLALDENTCNKKDSVTKQVLVAAPPVADFDFNPTKATENTPVTFTNLTQGQEPLHFLWNFGDGDTTSARNPQHQYLKTGTYNVCLTAANQEGCTHTVCKQVSAIVVPLFDVPSAFSPNNDGMNDVFYVKSFGATKFNLKIFNRWGQLIFESTDPRIGWDGTFKGAVQPMDAYAYVVSLEFTDGTKANKTGNVTLLR
- a CDS encoding O-methyltransferase, coding for MELLPAVEAYAEKYTSPENPLLYKLNRETHLKVELPHMLSGHVQGKFLEMISRMLRPRRILELGTYTGYSAICLAAGLPDDGILHTIDINEELETLCHQYFEASGYADKIKMHIGKAAEVMTSLDEVFDLVFIDADKAGYVHYYDLVWEKLRPGGFILADNVLYHGQVLQPENEQGSQAKAMVRFCEKVLADDRAEQVLLTIRDGILLIRKK
- a CDS encoding porin family protein — translated: MKRLLIGICLLISAQLAHAQYYKTDTSAPRGFDRSRLILGGSLGMVFGDYTNVEVSPLVGYRFNDYIAAGINVNAQYGQFKSYNGYGEVAQRDKYTIFGGGIWGRVYPIPMLFVHIQPEYNFVSQKSTVYYTNPKSDFSTNYSVPSLLVGAGYTQSVGGRVGIGISIMYDVIQDNRSPYRNNLIYRVGAGLGF
- a CDS encoding TIGR03364 family FAD-dependent oxidoreductase — protein: MQQQQADVAVVGAGIVGLAMAYKLASKGKKVVLFERNSRAISASIRNFGLVWPIGQRAGKMYQRAMHSRSVWKELAAATGLQCQETGSLHLVYEKDELAVLEEFAAAAPANGFDCQLVAPENIGQYTRAIKTAGLQGALWSPTEMTVNPRQASATIARHLEEKMNVAVRFNTAVNGISMPYVETKDEKWKVDQVYVCSGADFETLYPAAYAAAPLTKCKLQMMRTVPQPGDWQLGPALCAGLTLAHYASFNDCAALAPLKERFAAEMPEYVKWGIHLLISQNGAGELTIGDSHEYGPDFEPFDKAFINDLILKYMHTFLEAPTYTIQEQWHGIYPKLTNGGTELIMSPEKDVTIVNALSGAGMTLSFGLAEELTSL
- a CDS encoding phosphonatase-like hydrolase — its product is MEIKLAVFDIAGTTLHDEANVAKVLQQAIQLAGVQVSLEEVNEVMGYAKPFAIRYLLQQKNDVRHADDQFIDQLHTHFVENMKAHYATDTSVREKQGVSAVFTALRQKGIKVALDTGFDRDITNVILQRTGWQEQGLIDAVATSDEVPHGRPYPYMIYRIMETLGVRSIEEVMKVGDTISDLEEGTNAGCRYVVGVTTGAYSREELAKGPHTHLVASIDELLSIL
- a CDS encoding TIGR00730 family Rossman fold protein, with the protein product MNGSLKNLKERDWTETRAHSSWQIFKIMAEFVEGFESLAKIGPCISIFGSARTKPGNRYYELAQEISRRLAEEGFGIITGGGPGVMEAANKGAQTAHGKSVGANITLPHEQNPNDFIDPDKRLNFDYFFVRKVMFTKYSQGFVMMPGGFGTMDEFFEVATLIQTKKMEETPMVLVGREYWSGLLEWIRTVMMEKESNINPQDLGLLKLFDTADEVVEYFRVFYTTNKLRPNF
- a CDS encoding glucosaminidase domain-containing protein produces the protein MQVRKFLLVVSFLIGCMPLLKAQKMTTQQYIATYKSIAMEEMRRTGVPAAIKLAQGIVETQSGNGTLCLQSNNHFGIKCKNTWTGKTIRYDDDAAQECFRVYDNARDSYRDHSDFLRNNPRYAFLFQFDGDDYKSWAFGLKQAGYATNKTYPQQLIKVIEDYNLQQYTLIAMGKAAPEQDYNEEKPPVYAGNNSRPDNRPAPSSRPQQGGGKPVAGNYPKGVFEINGRRVVYVKAGTSLIQLASKHDIRLSKLVRFNDLENDNPPRKDMFIFLQKKGKKGNKEFHNVSNGETMHDIAQAEGIRLRWLRRRNKMHEGEEPAAGQRMALDGFASRTPALAKNTRIIREEDQEPPEDFSPRKEIEKVKEEVAKNTGAGTAAPEPQPARPQEGGVPAGMVDDLKKVGEVGNNNGTAKNTTPPPAAQPPVYRPAPAPPVPATPPPAYKPAPVSTAAGARYHEVQPKETLYGISKMYNKSVTQLQEWNNLQGFDIKIGQRLLVNK